A window of Pirellula sp. SH-Sr6A contains these coding sequences:
- the hrpB gene encoding ATP-dependent helicase HrpB, whose amino-acid sequence MQPLPIDSYLHEILDAVRGHPIVVVEAPPGSGKTTRVAPSLLEMISQSGTSGRIYLLQPRRLAARSVAERIAQESASTIGERIGYQVRFDHQISRNTQLIVATEGILLRRLQSDPALEDVSIVLLDEFHERSLDADLLLGMLRRVQDTVREDLRIVIMSATLDIDLIRESLGEIPIIRIESRTFPVRNLYKPMNPRDRMVDHLVRVVSDSVQQYEGDILAFLPGAGEIHRAAEELNRTSVARDCDVLPLYGAMTLEEQSRVVQTGPRRKVVLATNIAETSLTIEGVRVVVDSGQARVMRFTPDVGLDRLCLESISQASATQRAGRAGRVAPGTCIRLWSEAADRAKAAHLEPEIRRLDLCSAALQLYAWGEGESEDFPWLEKPREDAWAAAKKLLECLGAISHGKITPIGIQMSQLPIHPRLARMVLDAAERGCLSRSALLAAMLAERDPFDRREQRDRSPSIHTKHTSKWFSDCMERLLILESALHRQPFESPFGELNFSALRTIASAAEQISTQTRSLLERDRAHDCDQNTAPEAILQSLLAGFPDRLARRRQAGKSNGLMVGGKGVSLHPQSGVLEPEFFLCIEMDGGKGSDAIVRQASGVEVDWILDKLVTSEECFFHPSQKQVVARKQTRWLDLVLQETPTAISDNAKAKAILMQGVRQYWDQAYPKDDESLCGFIERVRCLREWMPELELPEIGLPLLEEVAEELCDGRRSLSEIRNAPWLDWLRAKLTPEQLQAIEREAPARIQVPSGSQIKIEYEQGKPPVLAVKIQEVFSWRATPRIARGRVPLLLHLLSPAMRPQQITDDLASFWANGYPEVKKELKRRYPKHSWPDDPANAEPGRK is encoded by the coding sequence ATGCAACCACTACCGATCGATTCCTATCTGCATGAGATCCTCGACGCCGTGCGCGGCCATCCAATCGTCGTGGTCGAAGCTCCTCCGGGTTCGGGGAAAACGACGCGAGTTGCGCCATCGCTTCTCGAGATGATTTCTCAATCGGGAACTAGTGGGCGGATCTATCTGCTGCAACCGCGTCGATTGGCAGCCCGTTCGGTTGCCGAACGAATCGCGCAAGAGAGTGCGTCTACGATCGGTGAGAGGATTGGGTATCAAGTTCGATTCGATCACCAAATCAGCCGCAATACCCAACTGATTGTGGCAACCGAAGGGATACTCCTGAGGCGTCTTCAATCCGATCCTGCGTTGGAAGACGTCTCCATAGTTCTGCTCGATGAGTTTCACGAACGTTCACTCGATGCCGATCTACTACTAGGAATGCTTCGTCGCGTCCAAGATACAGTGCGGGAGGATCTGCGGATCGTCATCATGTCTGCTACCTTGGACATCGATCTCATCCGAGAATCGCTGGGCGAGATTCCGATCATTCGAATTGAGAGCAGGACCTTTCCGGTTCGGAATCTTTACAAGCCGATGAACCCAAGGGACCGTATGGTCGATCATCTAGTTCGGGTTGTCAGCGACTCCGTCCAGCAGTACGAAGGTGATATCCTCGCTTTCCTGCCGGGAGCTGGCGAAATACATCGCGCCGCCGAGGAACTGAACAGGACCTCTGTGGCGCGCGATTGTGATGTGCTGCCCCTCTACGGTGCGATGACGCTGGAAGAGCAGTCTCGCGTCGTGCAAACCGGGCCTCGCCGCAAAGTGGTGCTCGCGACCAACATTGCTGAAACATCGCTCACCATCGAAGGGGTTCGGGTCGTAGTCGACAGCGGGCAAGCCCGAGTGATGCGATTCACTCCGGATGTAGGCTTGGACCGTCTTTGTTTGGAGAGCATCAGTCAAGCGTCGGCGACGCAACGAGCCGGTCGCGCAGGTCGCGTCGCTCCGGGGACGTGTATCCGTCTGTGGTCGGAAGCGGCCGACCGCGCTAAAGCTGCGCATTTGGAACCAGAGATTCGCCGGTTAGACCTCTGTTCGGCCGCGTTGCAATTGTACGCATGGGGTGAGGGGGAGTCGGAGGACTTTCCGTGGCTCGAAAAGCCCAGGGAGGATGCTTGGGCTGCGGCCAAAAAGCTATTGGAATGTCTTGGAGCGATATCTCATGGCAAAATCACGCCCATCGGAATCCAGATGTCCCAACTGCCGATCCATCCACGATTGGCGAGGATGGTGCTCGATGCGGCTGAGCGAGGTTGTTTGTCACGCAGCGCGTTGCTCGCTGCGATGCTCGCGGAACGCGATCCTTTCGATCGCCGCGAGCAGCGGGACCGGTCGCCTTCGATTCACACCAAACATACGTCCAAGTGGTTCAGCGACTGTATGGAGCGATTGCTGATTCTAGAAAGTGCTCTCCATCGGCAGCCATTTGAATCACCTTTTGGCGAGCTCAACTTTAGCGCACTGAGAACGATCGCCAGCGCAGCCGAACAGATCTCGACGCAAACAAGATCTCTCCTGGAAAGAGATCGAGCGCATGACTGCGATCAAAACACTGCACCCGAGGCGATTCTGCAGTCACTCTTGGCGGGCTTCCCCGATCGTTTGGCTCGCCGCAGGCAAGCGGGTAAAAGCAACGGATTGATGGTAGGGGGAAAGGGTGTATCACTGCATCCGCAGAGCGGGGTCTTAGAACCCGAGTTTTTCCTGTGCATTGAAATGGATGGTGGGAAGGGAAGCGACGCGATCGTTCGACAGGCGAGCGGCGTCGAGGTCGACTGGATTCTGGACAAACTGGTGACATCCGAAGAGTGCTTCTTTCACCCAAGCCAGAAACAGGTCGTTGCACGCAAGCAGACGCGTTGGTTGGATTTGGTCCTGCAAGAAACGCCGACTGCCATTTCTGATAACGCGAAAGCCAAAGCGATCTTGATGCAAGGGGTACGTCAGTATTGGGATCAGGCCTACCCGAAGGATGACGAGAGTCTTTGCGGATTCATTGAACGCGTACGATGTCTGCGGGAGTGGATGCCTGAGTTGGAATTACCTGAGATCGGGTTGCCTCTACTCGAGGAGGTAGCGGAAGAGCTTTGCGATGGTAGAAGATCGCTGTCGGAAATCCGGAATGCGCCTTGGCTGGACTGGCTGCGTGCCAAACTCACACCCGAGCAATTGCAGGCGATCGAGAGAGAGGCGCCAGCGCGAATCCAAGTTCCCAGTGGGAGCCAAATCAAGATCGAGTACGAACAGGGCAAGCCGCCGGTGTTGGCAGTGAAAATTCAGGAGGTCTTTTCCTGGCGAGCAACACCCCGCATCGCGAGAGGAAGAGTGCCGCTATTGC